One region of Camelina sativa cultivar DH55 chromosome 6, Cs, whole genome shotgun sequence genomic DNA includes:
- the LOC104789967 gene encoding sodium/hydrogen exchanger 7: MASIPYRLMEEEAESSLSSSSKEESSPVDAVLFVGMSLVLGIASRHLLRGTRVPYTVALLVIGIALGSLEYGTHHNLGKVGHGIRIWNEIDPELLLAVFLPALLFESSFSMEVHQIKRCLGQMVLLAGPGVLISTFCLGSLVKLTFPYDWDWKTSLLLGGLLSATDPVAVVALLKELGASKKLSTVIEGESLMNDGTAIVVFQLFLKMVLGHSSDWSSIIKFLVKVALGAVGIGLAFGIASVLWLRFIFNDTIIEITLTIAVSYFAYYTAQEWADASGVLTVMTLGMFYAAFARTAFKGDSQKSLHHFWEMVAYIANTLIFILSGVVIAEGILDSDKIAYQGNSWGFLFLLYFYIQLSRCVVVGVLFPLLCRVGYGLDWKEAIILVWSGLRGAVALALSLSVKQSSGNSFLSTETGTLFIFFTGGIVFLTLIVNGSTTQFVLRLLRMDGLPATKKRILEYTKYEMLNKALQAFQDLGDDEELGPADWSTVQNYISSLKDSEGELVHPHNGSKTENLDPKSLKDIRIRFLNGVQSAYWEMLDEGRISENTANILMQSVDEALDRVSTESLCDWKGLKPHVKFPSYYNFLHSKIIPRKLVTYFAVERLESACYISAAFLRAHTIARQQLYDFLGESNIGSIVINESKREGEAAKEFLENVRSSLPQVLRVVKTKQVTHSVLNHLLDYIQNLEKIGLLEEKEIAHLHDAVQTGLKKLLRNPPMIKLPKLSDMITSHPLSVALPSAICEPLKHSKKEPMKLRGVTLYKEGSKPNGVWLIFDGIVKWKSKSLSNNHSLHPTFSHGSTLGLYEVLTGKPYMCDMITDSMVLCVFIDSEKILSILQSDSTIDDFLWQESALVLLKLLRPQIFEKVAMQELRGLVSAESSKLTTYVSGESIEINYNNVGLLLEGFVKPVGIQEELIASPAALLPSNGNQSFHNSSEPSGIMRVSFSQQGTQYSVETRARAIVFNIGALGADRTLHRRPSSLTPPRSSSSDQLQRSFRKEHKGLMSWPESIYKAKKQQEINRTTLSLSERAMQLSIFGSMVNLYRRSASFGGIYNNKSQDNLSYKKLPLNSAQGLVSARSEGSIVTKKQLDTLKYACQLPLEAESSTRRTRMEESSDDEEDEGIVVRIDSPSKIVFRNDL, encoded by the exons ATGGCTTCGATTCCGTACAGACTTATGGAGGAGGAGGCCGAGtcgtctctttcttcttcttcgaaagAAGAATCTAGCCCTGTCGACGCCGTACTCTTCGTCGGAATGTCTCTGGTGCTCGGTATAGCGTCTAGGCATTTGCTTCGAGGAACTAGGGTTCCGTACACCGTCGCTCTCCTCGTTATCGGAATTGCTCTTGGATCCCTTG AATATGGAACTCATCATAACCTTGGCAAGGTCGGCCATGGGATTCGTATTT GGAATGAGATCGATCCAGAGCTTCTTTTGGCTGTGTTTCTTCCTGCTCTTCTTTTCGAGAGTTCGTTTTCCATGGAAGTTCACCAGATCAAG AGGTGTCTGGGACAGATGGTGCTACTTGCTGGCCCTGGAGTTCTCATTTCAACGTTTTGTCTTGgatcacttgttaag CTTACGTTTCCGTATGACTGGGACTGGAAAACGTCGTTGTTGCTTGGGGGACTTTTGAGTGCTACTGATcctgttgctgttgttgcttTGCTTAAAGAGCTTGGTGCTAGTAAAAAGCTAAGCACCGTTATTGAAGGGGAATCCCTGATGAATGATGG GACTGCAATTGTGGTTTTCCAGTTGTTCTTAAAGATGGTTTTGGGGCATAGTTCTGACTGGAGTTCTATAATCAAATTTCTGGTTAAAGTGGCACTTGGAGC TGTAGGCATTGGTCTGGCTTTTGGCATTGCCTCAGTTCTTTGGCTCAGGTTCATATTTAATGACACCATAATAGAGATTACTCTAACGATCGCAGTGAGCTACTTCGCATATTACACT GCTCAAGAGTGGGCTGATGCTTCTGGTGTTTTGACCGTGATGACTTTGGGCAT GTTCTATGCTGCATTTGCAAGGACAGCATTTAAAGGTGACAGTCAAAAAAGTTTGCATCACTTCTG GGAAATGGTCGCATATATTGCAAATACTTTGATTTTTATCCTAAG TGGTGTTGTCATTGCTGAAGGCATTCTCGACAGCGATAAGATTGCCTACCAAG GAAATTCATGGGGATTCCTCTTTCTACTGTACTTTTACATCCAACTATCGCGTTGCGTTGTTGTTGGAGTTTTATTTCCGTTGTTATGTCGTGTTGGCTATGGCTTGGATTGGAAAGAAGCCATTATACTCGTATGGTCTGGTTTGAGGGGTGCAGTGGCGCTCGCGCTTTCTTTATCTGTGAAA cAATCAAGCGGAAATTCATTTCTCAGCACAGAGACGGGAACATTG TTTATTTTCTTCACAGGTGGAATTGTATTCCTAACTCTGATAGTTAATGGATCCACTACCCAATTTGTTCTACGCCTTCTTCGTATGGATGGTTTACCAGCCACAAAG AAACGAATATTGGAATATACAAAGTACGAAATGCTGAACAAGGCCTTGCAAGCATTTCAAGACCTAGGAGACGATGAGGAGCTAGGACCCGCTGACTGGTCTACCgttcaaaattatatttcgAGCCTAAAAGATTCAGAAGGGGAACTAGTTCATCCTCACAATGGTTCTAAAACTGAAAATCTTGACCCTAAGAGTTTAAAGGACATACGTATACGGTTCTTAAATG GTGTCCAATCAGCTTACTGGGAGATGCTTGATGAGGGCAGAATATCTGAAAATACTGCTAATATTCTGATGCAGTCAGTGGATGAGGCATTGGATCGGGTTTCTACAGAGTCTTTATGTGACTGGAAAGGTCTAAAACCGCATGTTAAGTTCCCGAGTTACTACAATTTTCTTCATTCTAAAATTATCCCACGCAAGTTGGTCACATACTTTGCTGTCGAAAGACTGGAATCTGCTTGCTACATTTCCGCTGCATTTCTTCGCGCACATACAATTGCACGGCAACAATTGTATGACTTTTTAG GGGAGAGTAATATTGGTTCCATTGTAATCAATGAAAGTAAAAGGGAAGGAGAGGCTGCGAAAGAGTTCTTGGAAAATGTCCGATCTTCACTTCCGCAG GTTCTCCGTgttgtgaaaacaaaacaagtaacACATTCAGTGCTGAATCATTTACTCGATTACATTCAAAACCTTGAGAAGATTGGCttgttggaagaaaaagaaatcgcTCATCTTCATGATGCTGTCCAG ACTGGCTTGAAGAAGCTTTTGAGAAACCCTCCGATgataaaacttccaaaattaAGCGACATGATCACCTCACATCCGTTATCTGTTGCTCTTCCATCTGCAATATGTGAACCTCTAAAACACTCGAAAAAAGAACCAATGAAGCTACGTGGTGTCACGCTTTATAAAGAAGGCTCAAAGCCAAATGGAGTCTGGCTTATTTTCGATGGCATTGTTAAG TGGAAAAGCAAAAGCTTAAGCAACAATCACTCGCTGCATCCAACTTTTTCTCATGGTAGTACATTGGGACTCTACGAAGTCCTCACCGGGAAGCCATATATGTGTGACATGATTACAGATTCCATggttctttgtgtttttatcgATAGCGAAAAAATTCTCTCAATTCTACAATCAGATTCTACCATCGATGATTTCCTTTGGCAG GAAAGTGCACTGGTTCTTCTCAAACTCTTGCGTCCTCAGATATTCGAAAAAGTGGCAATGCAAGAATTACGAGGACTTGTTTCTGCTGAAAGCTCGAAACTGACAACATATGTATCTGGAGAATCAATTGAAATCAATTATAACAACGTTGGTTTGTTATTAGAAGGATTCGTAAAACCAGTTGGTATCCAAGAAGAGCTTATAGCATCTCCCGCTGCATTACTACCTTCTAACGGGAATCAAAGCTTCCATAATTCATCAGAACCTTCAG GTATCATGAGAGTGAGTTTCTCGCAACAAGGAACACAATACAGTGTGGAAACAAGGGCAAGAGCAATCGTCTTCAACATAGGAGCATTAGGAGCTGATAGGACTCTACATCGAAGACCATCTTCGTTAACACCACCACGTAGCTCAAGCTCTGATCAGCTTCAGAGATCATTTCGTAAAGAACACAAAGGACTCATGAGCTGGCCTGAAAGTATTTACAAAGCCAAAAAGCAACAAGAGATAAACAGAACGACATTAAGTTTGTCTGAACGAGCAATGCAACTCAGCATTTTTGGCAGCATG GTTAATCTGTACAGAAGGAGTGCAAGTTTCGGTGGGATATATAATAACAAGTCACAAGATAACTTATCGTACAAGAAACTTCCATTAAACTCAGCTCAGGGTCTCGTATCAGCCAGATCAGAAGGTTCAATTGTGACCAAGAAGCAGCTTGATACACTTAAGTATGCGTGTCAGCTTCCACTGGAAGCGGAAAGCAGCACAAGGCGAACAAGGATGGAAGAATCAagcgatgatgaagaagatgaagggatCGTCGTGAGAATCGACTCTCCGAGTAAAATCGTTTTCAGGAACGATCTATGA
- the LOC104789968 gene encoding protein XRI1-like: protein MSELLYSLPTWDLHNLGSLFKPDFNLDTCGFMNGSPPEHIFRSPDMDYSDVSTGYLEDALIESGERSKRRRLLFEDPSKSPNVNDLQNDWGLHEGYSCLNSQFVTPHVNTDELKSGVGYFEETISTAYESPDTSVSSGRIYVREKTPTEPSSSNCGNKNKRLITKLVYPFGLVKPGGKENDVTLNDINERILMTPSRPVRHPVGDFASRPCVSGRGPGLSGKAVVALTKIQTQGRGTITIIRTKG, encoded by the exons atgagtgAGCTTCTCTACTCTCTCCCCACTTGGGATCTCCATAACCTTGGATCACTCTTCAAGCCTGACTTCAAtcttg ATACATGTGGTTTCATGAATGGATCGCCGCCGGAACACATTTTCCGATCACCGGATATGGACTACTCTGACGTCTCCACAGGCTACCTCGAAGACGCACTTATCGAGTCCGGTGAGAGAAGCAAAAGGAGACGTCTCTTGTTCGAGGATCCGTCAAAATCTCCTAACGTTAACGATTTGCAG AACGATTGGGGCCTGCATGAGGGTTATAGCTGTTTGAATAGTCAGTTTGTCACACCACATGTTAACACAG ATGAACTTAAAAGTGGGGTCGGTTACTTTGAGGAGACAATATCGACCGCTTATGAGTCTCCCGACACTTCTGTTTCTTCCGGCAGAATTTATGTCCGAGAAAAAACTCCAACCGAACCATCCTCATCCAATTGTGGTAATAAGAACAAAAGACTAATCACGAAACTAGTGTACCCATTTGGATTGGTGAAACCAGGTGGTAAAGAAAATGATGTAACCCTAAATGATATCAACGAAAGAATTTTGATGACTCCGTCTAGACCAGTTCGACATCCTGTAGGAGACTTTGCCTCTCGACCATGCGTCTCTGGGCGTGGACCGGGCCTCTCCGGAAAAGCCGTGGTGGCTCTTACTAAGATCCAAACACAAGGGAGGGGTACAATTACTATAATCAGAACAAAGGGATAA
- the LOC104789965 gene encoding transmembrane 9 superfamily member 3 yields the protein MTLSTTLLLFIGALIFSGAGYVRSDASDHRYKDSDSVPLYANKVGPFHNPSETYRYFDLPFCIPEGVKDKKEALGEVLNGDRLVSAPYKLNFRDEKDSEVYCRKKLSRKEVEQFRRAVEKDYYFQMYYDDLPIWGFIGKVDKESKSDPSEFKYFLYKHIQFEILYNKDRVIEINARMDPHSLVDLTEDKEVDAEFMYTVKWKETETPFEKRMDKYAMSSSLPHHLEIHWFSIINSCVTVLLLTGFLATILMRVLKNDFMKYAQDEEAADDQEETGWKYIHGDVFRFPKHKSLFAASLGSGTQLFTLTIFIFMLSLVGVFYPYNRGALFTALVVIYALTSGIAGYTASSFYCQLEGKNWVRNLLLTGGLFCGPLFLSFCFLNTVAIAYNATAALPFGTIVVIVLIWTLVTSPLLVLGGIAGKNSKAEFQAPCRTTKYPREIPPLPWYRSAVPQMAMAGFLPFSAIYIELYYIFASVWGHRIYTIYSILFIVFIILLIVTAFITVALTYFQLAAEDHEWWWRSFLCGGSTGVFIYAYCLYYYYARSDMSGFMQTSYFFGYMACICYGFFLMLGAVGFRSSLLFVRHIYRSIKCE from the exons ATGACATTATCGACGACGCTGCTCCTCTTCATCGGAGCTCTCATCTTCTCCGGCGCCGGTTATGTCAGATCCGATGCCTCTGACCACCGTTACAAAGACAGCGACTCCGTTCCTCTCTACGCCAACAAGGTCGGCCCGTTTCACAATCCCAG TGAGACGTATCGGTATTTCGATCTGCCCTTCTGTATTCCAG AGGGTGTGAAAGATAAGAAGGAAGCTCTTGGTGAGGTTTTGAATGGGGATAGGCTTGTTAGTGCTCCATACAAGCTTAACTTCAGAGATGAGAAAGACTCTGAGGTTTACTGCAGAAAGAAGCTTAGCAGAAAAGAAGTGGAACAGTTTCGAAGGGCTGTTGAGAAAGATTATTACTTTCAGATGTATTATGATGATTTGCCTATCTGGGGATTCATTGGTAAAGTTGACAAAGAGAGCAAATCTGATCCTAGCGAGTTCAAATATTTCCTCTACAAGCACATTCAGTTTGAGATTTTGTACAACAAGGACAGAGTGATTGAAATCAATGCTAGAATGGATCCTCACTCGCTTGTGGATCTCACTGAGGATAAGGAAGTCGATGCTGAGTTTATGTACACTGTGAAGTGGAAAGAAACCGAGACTCCTTTTGAGAAAAGAATGGACAAGTATGccatgtcttcttctcttcctcatcaCTTGGAAATCCACTGGTTCTCTATTATTAACTCGTGCGTCACTGTCCTCCTTTTGACTGGTTTCCTTGCAACTATCTTGATGCGGGTCCTTAAGAATGATTTCATGAA GTATGCCCAAGATGAGGAAGCTGCTGATGATCAAGAGGAGACTGGATGGAAATACATTCATGGGGATGTGTTCCGGTTCCCAAAACACAAATCTCTCTTTGCTGCATCTCTCGGTAGCGGTACTCAATTGTTCACTCT CACCATCTTCATTTTCATGCTTTCACTTGTTGGAGTGTTCTATCCATACAATCGCGGAGCACTTTTCACTGCTTTGGTCGTTATCTATGCTCTCACATCTGGGATTGCCGGATACACTGCCTCCTCTTTCTACTGTCAACTTGAAGGAAAGAACTGG gTGAGAAATTTACTGCTCACTGGAGGTCTCTTCTGTGGCCCACTATTCCTCTCCTTCTGCTTCCTAAACACTGTGGCAATCGCCTACAATGCGACCGCCGCTCTTCCCTTTGGAACCATTGTAGTGATCGTCCTCATATGGACACTAGTCACTTCGCCTTTGCTTGTGTTGGGTGGTATTGCCGGTAAAAACAGCAAAGCGGAGTTCCAAGCTCCATGCCGTACCACTAAGTATCCTCGGGAGATCCCGCCACTCCCATGGTACAGGAGTGCTGTACCCCAGATGGCCATGGCTGGTTTTCTTCCTTTCAGTGCTATCTACATCGAGCTCTATTACATTTTTGCCAGTGTCTGGGGCCATCGTATCTACACCATTTACAGCatcctcttcatcgtcttcatcatccTGTTGATCGTCACTGCTTTTATTACAGTTGCCCTCACTTACTTCCAACTCGCTGCTGAAGATCACGAATGGTGGTGGAG ATCATTCCTATGCGGTGGATCGACTGGTGTGTTCATCTACGCATACTGCTTATACTATTACTACGCAAGATCAGACATGTCCGGTTTCATGCAAACCTCATACTTCTTCGGCTACATGGCTTGCATTTGTTACGGTTTCTTCCTCATGCTTGGAGCCGTTGGATTCCGATCTTCTCTCCTCTTTGTCCGCCACATTTACAGGTCGATTAAATGCGAGTAA